A segment of the Gemmatimonadaceae bacterium genome:
AGGGATCGATCGGGCTCACCTCGAATAACAAACTTTGAAAGAGCCGCGACGTCGCGACGGCGCCGAGGAGACCGACAATCGCTCCCGCGATTGTGAGCTTCAGGGCTCGGCCAAGCACTGCGCCGCGCAAGTCGGATGGCATGGCCCCAAGTGCGATCCGTATTCCGAACTCTCGCGTTTGCTCACCGACGATCGAGGACATCACGCCGAACAATCCGATCGCCGCGAGGACAAGCGCGGACAGCCCGAAGCTGGACATCAGTAACGTGCCGAACCGGGGTTGCGCCAGCGGCTCGGCGAGCAGCTGGTCCATCGTCTGCCCGAGCCAGAGATCGACTTGCGGATCGACGTCGCGCGCGAGCCGTCGCGCGAGTGGAACGAGCGCGCCGAAATCACCCGTCGAACGCACCGCGAAATAGGTCTGCCACTCGAATTGATGCCAGGGCAGATACACCGTCGGCGTGGTCTCTCGGAGCGACCGCAGATGCGTGTCACGCGTGACACCGACGACAGTGCGCCATGCATTTTCGCTGTTCGCAGCGCCGGCGGGCGGAGGCCAGCGAATTTGCTTGCCAATCGGATCCCGCCCCGGCCAGAATCGGCGCGCCACTGATTCGCTCACGACGACGACGAGCGGAACACCCTCTCGATCGGTCTGGAGGAACGGCCGCCCTCGAATCACCGGAATTCCAAATGTTCGAAAGAAGTCCGGTCCGCCGACTTCGATCGGTACGGAAGGACCAGCCGCGGCCTCGGCATCGGTTTGTCCCTCGCTCTCGAAATGCAACTGCCAGACGTTGGGCCCAAGCAGTGGCGGTATCAGGATCGGGGTCACCGACGTCACGGTCGGCATTGACTGGAGCCGCGTGAGCAACTGATCGCCTAACGCGAGCAGCTTCGGGAACGAGTCCTGACGCTGGGCATTGTACGAGAACGACAGAATCGCGAGGTGGTCGGCGTCGTAGCCGAGATTCTGGCGTTGCAACCGCTCGAGGCTTCGCGCGAGGAGCGCGGCGCCGGCAAGCATCACCATCGCGAGTGCCACCTGCGAGGCAACAAGCAACTGGCGAAGGCCACGACGACGACGCGATTCGCTACCCGCGCGCGAGTCGAAGCGGAGCGGCGAAGCGAGGCTCGTACGTGCACCGAGGAGCGCCGGCGCCAGCCCGAACATGATGACCGCCGCCGCGGTCAGGCCGATCGCGCTGAGCACTGGCGCTCCAGTGAGACGCACGTCGTCCAGACGCGGCAATTGCGGAGGCGCGAGCCTGACGAGCAGGTTGAGTGCTGCCTCGGCGAGCGCGAATCCGAGCGCGCCGCCCGCCGCCGCGAGCAAGGCGGCTTCAACGAGCAACTGGCGAACGATGTCGCCGTAGCCCGCGCCGAGCGCGCGGCGCACGGCCATCTCTCGTGCGCGACCCGAAGCTCTCAACAGAAGCAGATTGCCGACGTTCAAACAAGCAATGACGAGTAAAAGCACCACGGCGGCCACGAGCACCAGCAGCACCGGCGTGACGTTTCCGAGGACGGTCTCGGCGAACGTCTTCGCATTGACGCCCTTGTAGCGAAGCTCCGGATTCACCCGGCTGGCGATTTGCAAGTACTCATCACGGGCCGTTTCGACCGTCGCATGCGGCGCAAGCCGGCCAACAGCGATCGTCGAAACGCCGCCCGACCAGCCGCCCCAGATCGGACCCCAGTATTCCGCGCCGGCAGGGTAATTCAGGCCGGGCGGCGCGACCCCGACGATCGTGAATTCCCAACGCAAGAAAGGCTCGATCAGGTGACGACCGATGACCGAAGGGTCGCCGCCAAACTTGCTCTGCCACGCGGCGTAGCTCAGAACGATCACCTTCGAGGAGCCCGTCCCAGAGCGATCGAATGCGCCGGCGTCGTCGTCGCTCGGCTGCAGCAAGCGTCCCAACACCGGCTTGACGCCGAGGAGCTCGAAGAAATTCCCGGTGACGAGCGAGCGATTGAGCGGAACGGAACGATCGCCGTCGAGCATCGGCGCCGGTGACGCTGGCCAGTGCGCGACTCCGGCGACGTCGCGCAGCGTCCGCGTATCACGACGGAAATCGGCAAGCGCCTTCGTCCCCGCGGCGTACTCGACGCCCGGCACGCGATACGTCCACATCACGACGACGCGATCCTGATCGACTACCGGCAGTCGTCGCACGAGCACCGCGCGAAACACGGTGAACATCGCCACCGACATCCCGATCCCGAGACCGAGGATGATCACCGCGGTCACGAGAAACGCCGGCGTGCGGCGGAAGCCGCGGAGCGCGCTCTTGAGGTCCTGTGTCAGCCGATCCATTTGATCTGACCTCACCTTCATTCCGCGCGCAATGCCTCCGCAGGGCTCACGCGCGCCGCGCGGCGCGCCGGGAGAAAGCTCGCCACCGCAACGACGCTGAGTACTATCGCCGTCGCAATGATCAGAATCCAGGGATCGCTCGGACTGATCCCGACGAGCAGCGAATGTAGAACGCGCGTCGTCGCGAGCGCGACGACGAGGCCGAACACGGCTCCGATCACGCCGAGCCGGAGTGCCTGAACGACGATGCGTCCGCTCACGCTCGACGGCCGCGCGCCGAGCGCAATGCGCACGCCAATCTCGCGTCGGCGCT
Coding sequences within it:
- a CDS encoding ABC transporter permease, which produces MDRLTQDLKSALRGFRRTPAFLVTAVIILGLGIGMSVAMFTVFRAVLVRRLPVVDQDRVVVMWTYRVPGVEYAAGTKALADFRRDTRTLRDVAGVAHWPASPAPMLDGDRSVPLNRSLVTGNFFELLGVKPVLGRLLQPSDDDAGAFDRSGTGSSKVIVLSYAAWQSKFGGDPSVIGRHLIEPFLRWEFTIVGVAPPGLNYPAGAEYWGPIWGGWSGGVSTIAVGRLAPHATVETARDEYLQIASRVNPELRYKGVNAKTFAETVLGNVTPVLLVLVAAVVLLLVIACLNVGNLLLLRASGRAREMAVRRALGAGYGDIVRQLLVEAALLAAAGGALGFALAEAALNLLVRLAPPQLPRLDDVRLTGAPVLSAIGLTAAAVIMFGLAPALLGARTSLASPLRFDSRAGSESRRRRGLRQLLVASQVALAMVMLAGAALLARSLERLQRQNLGYDADHLAILSFSYNAQRQDSFPKLLALGDQLLTRLQSMPTVTSVTPILIPPLLGPNVWQLHFESEGQTDAEAAAGPSVPIEVGGPDFFRTFGIPVIRGRPFLQTDREGVPLVVVVSESVARRFWPGRDPIGKQIRWPPPAGAANSENAWRTVVGVTRDTHLRSLRETTPTVYLPWHQFEWQTYFAVRSTGDFGALVPLARRLARDVDPQVDLWLGQTMDQLLAEPLAQPRFGTLLMSSFGLSALVLAAIGLFGVMSSIVGEQTREFGIRIALGAMPSDLRGAVLGRALKLTIAGAIVGLLGAVATSRLFQSLLFEVSPIDPFAFLAATVLLIAVAVLAAYLPARRATRIDPVQALRAD